From Periophthalmus magnuspinnatus isolate fPerMag1 chromosome 12, fPerMag1.2.pri, whole genome shotgun sequence, a single genomic window includes:
- the LOC117379655 gene encoding sorting nexin-4-like produces the protein MADDGRDESLATDEEDSEPSCEEGASLSTAMVDDGSTLIRRLEICVAEAEKRTGKNAVNMGENYTVYLIETRPMDAVNDGRNPAPDSLWRRYSEFELLRNYLLVTYPCVIVPPLPEKRAEFVWHKLSADNMDPDFVERRRVGLENFLLRVASHPVLSNDKILHHFLTEEHGWKEAVYDTGFQAKADSRLRALSATFRVRNPDKRFVEMKHYSDELQSHTSQLLRARARVADRLYGVYKVHGNYGRVFSEWSAIEREMGDGLQSAGHHMDAFAASIDDILEEEEHYADQLKEYLSYAEALRAVCRKHELTQFELEVCTQDLVTKRQQREELATGMVRTFSLKGVTNKLFGAEAPEQREARLKLLEELICEGQDGVKDKTLECQEQVERGLVDMQRFKEQKDKDLKEALISYALMQVSMCKKGIQVWSNAKECFLKM, from the exons ATGGCGGATGATGGCAGAGACGAGTCTTTGGCCACAGATGAAGAGGATTCAGAGCCGAGCTGTGAGGAAGGAGCGAGTCTCAGCACCGCG ATGGTGGACGACGGGTCGACTCTGATCAGACGACTGGAGATCTGTGTCGCAGAGGCCGAGAAAAGAACCGGAAAGAACGCCGTTAATATGGGCGAAAACTACACCGTGTACCTCATAGAGACCAg GCCCATGGACGCGGTGAACGACGGCAGGAACCCGGCCCCGGACTCTCTGTGGAGGAGGTACAGCGAGTTTGAGCTGCTCCGGAACTATCTGCTCGTCACATACCCCTGTGTGATAGTGCCCCCCCTGCCCGAGAAGAGG GCAGAGTTCGTGTGGCATAAACTCTCGGCCGATAACATGGACCCAGACTTCGTGGAGCGGCGCAGAGTCGGACTCGAGAACTTCCTGCTCCGAGTCGCGTCACATCCTGTTCTCTCCAACGACAAGATCCTGCACCACTTCCTCACCGAG gaACATGGATGGAAGGAGGCGGTGTACGACACGGGATTTCAGGCTAAA GCGGACTCCAGACTCAGAGCTCTCAGCGCCACCTTCAGGGTCAGGAATCCAGACAA GCGTTTTGTGGAGATGAAACACTACAGTGACGAGCTCCAGTCCCACACGTCTCAGCTGCTGCGAGCTCGAGCC AGAGTGGCAGATCGACTTTACGGAGTTTACAAAGTTCACGGAAACTACGGGCGAGTTTTCAG tgagTGGAGCGCCATCGAGAGGGAGATGGGGGACGGACTGCAGAGCGCCGGACACCACATGGACGC GTTTGCAGCTTCTATAGACGACatcctggaggaggaggagcactaCGCCGACCAACTCAAAGAATATCTGTCCTACGCCGAGGCCCTgag GGCCGTGTGCAGAAAACATGAGCTGACGCAGTTTGAGCTGGAGGTCTGTACCCAGGACCTGGTCACCAAGaggcagcagagagaggagctggcCACCGGG ATGGTGCGCACGTTCTCGCTCAAAGGCGTCACAAATAAACTGTTTGGTGCCGAGGctccagagcagagagaggctcGGCTGAAGCTGCTGGAGGAGCTGATCTGTGAAGGTCAGGACGGGGTCAAAGACAAGACGCTGGAGTGTCA ggagcaggtggagcGGGGACTCGTCGACATGCAGAgatttaaagaacagaaggacaAAGACCTGAAGGAGGCGCTCATCAGCTACGCCCTCAT